In one Streptomyces sp. NBC_01288 genomic region, the following are encoded:
- a CDS encoding GNAT family N-acetyltransferase translates to MEPVTLTTDRLVLRSVGPQDTDAVYSAAQDPDIQRWTTIPSPYLLEHAQSFTEQLVPEGWKNGSMFTFGLFLPEGELVGMLAITMRSLGVGEVGYWGTKEHRGHGYMTEAVLAAAHWAFTAMSIDRLEWRAEVGNKASRAVAERTGFTMEGTLRSAINHGGVRRDCWGGSLLPSDLGLPSTAPYLPAQP, encoded by the coding sequence ATGGAACCCGTCACGCTCACGACCGACCGTCTCGTCCTGCGTTCCGTGGGCCCGCAGGACACCGACGCCGTGTATTCCGCCGCCCAGGACCCCGACATCCAGCGCTGGACGACGATCCCCTCGCCCTACCTCCTGGAGCACGCGCAGAGTTTCACCGAGCAGCTGGTGCCCGAGGGCTGGAAGAACGGTTCGATGTTCACCTTCGGCCTCTTCCTCCCCGAAGGGGAGCTGGTGGGAATGCTCGCCATCACGATGCGCTCGCTCGGCGTCGGCGAGGTCGGTTACTGGGGCACGAAGGAGCACCGCGGCCACGGCTACATGACCGAGGCCGTACTCGCCGCCGCCCACTGGGCCTTCACCGCCATGTCGATCGACCGCCTGGAATGGCGCGCGGAGGTCGGCAACAAGGCCTCACGCGCGGTCGCGGAACGCACCGGCTTCACCATGGAGGGCACGCTGCGCTCCGCGATCAACCACGGAGGCGTACGCCGGGACTGCTGGGGCGGCTCCCTGCTCCCGTCCGACCTGGGCCTGCCGTCGACGGCGCCGTACCTGCCCGCCCAGCCGTAG
- a CDS encoding response regulator transcription factor — translation MADSFGPMHVGDADGGVVGVGPEAGSTRKEPIRVLVVDDHALFRRGLEIVLAAEEDIQVVGEAGDGAEAVDKAADLLPDIVLMDVRMPKRGGIEACTSIKEVAPSAKIIMLTISDEEADLYDAIKAGATGYLLKEISTDEVATAIRAVADGQSQISPSMASKLLTEFKSMIQRTDERRLVPAPRLTDRELEVLKLVATGMNNRDIAKQLFISENTVKNHVRNILEKLQLHSRMEAVVYAMREKILEIR, via the coding sequence ATGGCGGACAGCTTCGGACCGATGCATGTCGGGGATGCCGACGGCGGCGTCGTCGGCGTGGGCCCGGAAGCGGGCTCGACACGCAAGGAGCCGATCAGAGTCCTTGTCGTGGACGACCACGCCCTCTTCCGCCGAGGCCTGGAGATCGTGCTGGCGGCCGAGGAGGACATCCAGGTCGTCGGCGAGGCCGGTGACGGCGCCGAGGCCGTGGACAAGGCCGCGGATCTGCTGCCGGACATCGTCCTGATGGACGTACGGATGCCGAAGCGGGGCGGGATCGAGGCGTGCACCTCCATCAAGGAGGTGGCGCCCAGCGCGAAAATCATCATGCTCACGATCAGCGACGAAGAGGCCGATCTCTACGACGCGATCAAGGCGGGCGCGACGGGTTATCTCCTCAAGGAGATCTCGACCGACGAAGTGGCCACCGCCATTCGCGCCGTGGCCGACGGACAGTCGCAGATCAGCCCCTCCATGGCGTCGAAACTGCTCACCGAGTTCAAGTCGATGATCCAGCGCACCGACGAGCGCCGGCTGGTGCCCGCGCCCCGGCTCACCGACCGTGAGCTGGAGGTTCTCAAACTCGTCGCCACCGGAATGAACAACCGCGATATCGCCAAGCAGTTGTTCATCTCCGAGAACACCGTGAAGAACCATGTGCGCAACATCCTGGAGAAGCTGCAGCTGCACTCCAGGATGGAGGCGGTCGTCTACGCGATGCGGGAGAAGATCCTGGAGATCCGCTGA
- the mtrB gene encoding MtrAB system histidine kinase MtrB, with protein sequence MSRDSAASAPGGSGARAGRPVGRTAAGSRWGRLWEGVLLQGGVQGSPVLRLFMRWVRRPLLPVMRLWRRNIQLKVVVTTLLMSLGVVLLLGFVVIGQVRNGLLDAKVKASQSQATGGFAVAKQRADEAGSGAATDGSATDDGSSQNVISWMSDLVSSLSSGGQGAFDVVTLPAGMDSGSGRSPRGSGYVDPSASVPEDLRARVNDRTTAAQSYTRIIYSNGKESQPALVVGKQVNDPNGDPYQLYYLFPLTQEEKSLSLVKGTLATAGLFVVVLLGAIAWLVVRQVVTPVRMAAGIAERLSAGRLQERMKVTGEDDIARLGEAFNKMAQNLQLKIQQLEDLSRMQRRFVSDVSHELRTPLTTVRMAADVIHDARVDFDPMTARSAELLADQLDRFETLLADLLEISRFDAGAAALEAEPIDLREVVRRVLSGAEPLAERKGTQIRVVGDQQPVVAEADARRVERVLRNLVVNAVEHGDGKDVIVKLASAGGAVAIAVRDYGVGLKPGEATRVFSRFWRADPARARTTGGTGLGLSIALEDARLHGGWLQAWGEPGGGSQFRLTLPRTADEPLRGSPIPLEPKDSRRNRGLSDAGLPSGGGDKRATVPVQPMGDHVPPIPSRAPIAPRMAATTATADPTALPGNGARVVPRPTGGTRRQEDRSPAEPARSEAAGSTDPAAVPEDSNKQGEASRGR encoded by the coding sequence ATGTCCAGGGACAGTGCCGCTTCGGCGCCCGGGGGGTCCGGGGCCCGCGCGGGGCGGCCTGTCGGCCGGACGGCGGCGGGTTCCCGCTGGGGACGCCTGTGGGAGGGCGTGCTGCTCCAGGGCGGGGTCCAGGGCAGCCCGGTCCTGCGCCTGTTCATGCGCTGGGTGCGTCGGCCGCTGCTGCCGGTCATGCGGCTGTGGCGGCGCAACATCCAGCTCAAGGTCGTCGTCACGACCCTGCTGATGTCGCTGGGCGTCGTCCTGCTGCTGGGCTTCGTCGTCATCGGCCAGGTGCGCAACGGCCTGCTGGACGCCAAGGTGAAGGCCTCGCAGAGCCAGGCCACGGGCGGCTTCGCCGTGGCCAAGCAGCGGGCCGACGAGGCGGGCAGCGGTGCCGCCACCGACGGTTCCGCGACCGACGACGGTTCCTCCCAGAACGTCATCTCGTGGATGAGCGACCTCGTGTCGTCGCTGTCCAGCGGCGGCCAGGGCGCCTTCGACGTGGTGACACTGCCCGCGGGCATGGACAGCGGCAGCGGACGCAGCCCGCGCGGCTCCGGGTACGTCGACCCGTCCGCCAGCGTGCCCGAGGATCTCCGCGCGCGGGTCAACGACCGTACGACGGCGGCGCAGAGCTACACCCGCATCATCTACAGCAACGGCAAGGAGTCCCAGCCGGCGCTCGTCGTGGGCAAGCAGGTCAACGACCCGAACGGCGACCCCTACCAGCTGTACTACCTCTTCCCGCTCACCCAGGAGGAGAAGTCGCTCAGCCTGGTCAAGGGGACCCTCGCCACGGCCGGGCTCTTCGTCGTCGTCCTCCTGGGGGCCATCGCCTGGCTCGTCGTACGGCAGGTCGTCACGCCGGTGCGGATGGCCGCCGGGATCGCCGAGCGGCTGTCCGCCGGGCGCCTCCAGGAGCGCATGAAGGTCACCGGTGAGGATGACATCGCGCGGCTCGGCGAGGCCTTCAACAAGATGGCACAGAACCTTCAGTTGAAGATCCAGCAGCTGGAGGACCTGTCGCGGATGCAGCGGCGGTTCGTGTCCGACGTGTCGCACGAGCTGCGGACGCCGCTGACGACCGTACGGATGGCGGCCGATGTCATCCATGACGCGCGCGTGGACTTCGATCCGATGACCGCGCGGTCGGCCGAACTGCTGGCCGACCAGCTGGACCGGTTCGAGACGCTGCTCGCGGACCTGCTGGAGATCAGCCGCTTCGACGCGGGCGCGGCCGCCCTAGAGGCCGAGCCGATAGACCTCAGAGAGGTCGTACGGCGGGTCCTCAGCGGCGCCGAGCCGCTCGCCGAGCGCAAGGGCACGCAGATACGCGTCGTCGGCGACCAGCAGCCCGTGGTGGCCGAGGCGGACGCCCGGCGGGTGGAGCGGGTGCTGCGCAATCTCGTCGTCAACGCGGTGGAGCACGGCGACGGCAAGGACGTCATAGTCAAGCTCGCCAGCGCGGGCGGGGCGGTCGCCATCGCGGTGCGCGACTACGGGGTGGGGCTCAAGCCCGGTGAGGCGACCCGGGTGTTCAGCCGCTTCTGGCGCGCCGACCCGGCACGCGCGCGTACCACCGGCGGTACGGGGCTGGGGCTGTCCATCGCCCTGGAGGACGCGCGGCTGCACGGCGGCTGGCTGCAGGCGTGGGGTGAGCCGGGCGGCGGTTCGCAGTTCCGGCTGACGCTGCCGCGGACCGCGGACGAGCCGCTACGGGGCTCACCGATACCCCTGGAGCCCAAGGACTCACGCCGTAACCGCGGACTCAGCGACGCCGGGCTGCCGAGTGGGGGCGGCGACAAGCGTGCGACGGTCCCGGTGCAGCCGATGGGCGACCATGTGCCGCCGATACCCTCGCGGGCCCCGATCGCCCCCAGGATGGCCGCCACGACCGCCACGGCGGACCCGACGGCGCTGCCCGGCAACGGCGCCCGCGTGGTGCCCCGGCCGACCGGCGGGACCCGGCGGCAGGAGGACCGGTCGCCCGCGGAGCCGGCCCGGAGCGAGGCCGCGGGCAGTACGGACCCGGCCGCCGTACCGGAGGACTCGAACAAGCAGGGAGAGGCATCTCGTGGGCGCTGA
- a CDS encoding winged helix-turn-helix domain-containing protein, which produces MTSAPRPTTDLSADDARRIALRAQGFLGAPDRRAGVRGVLRHLGAVQLDTISVLARSHELIPYARLGAVPRKTVEDAYWTQTHAFEYWSHAACILPVEEWPHFAFRRRAYRNRPHWNHDLPDGTYDQVIKQLRAEGPLTSTELGGAKRTSEWWDWSGAKVAVERALMYGEVVCVERRGWKRVYDLAERAIPKALLHDELDDTECLRRLVNLAGASLGVGTRADIADYHRLKGEQVDAVIADSGLVPVTVEGWGKPAWADPAALETPPRGRHRTTLLSPFDSLIWERARTERIFGFTHRLEAYVPKPKRIYGYFAMPVLAGGRLIGRVDPAREGRTLVAKQVTLDGVKAVPSVAQALVEAASWVDCTDVRVERVDAPELRAPLAKELVRLLA; this is translated from the coding sequence ATGACGAGTGCCCCGCGCCCCACGACCGACCTGTCGGCAGACGACGCCCGCCGCATCGCCCTGCGCGCCCAGGGTTTCCTCGGCGCCCCCGACCGCCGCGCGGGCGTGCGCGGCGTGCTCCGCCATCTCGGCGCGGTCCAGCTCGACACCATCTCGGTCCTCGCCCGCTCCCACGAACTCATCCCGTACGCCCGCCTCGGCGCCGTTCCCCGCAAGACGGTCGAGGACGCGTACTGGACCCAGACGCACGCCTTCGAGTACTGGTCGCACGCCGCGTGCATCCTCCCGGTGGAGGAGTGGCCCCACTTCGCGTTCCGCCGCCGCGCCTACCGCAACCGCCCGCACTGGAACCACGACCTCCCCGACGGCACCTACGACCAGGTCATCAAACAGCTCCGCGCCGAAGGCCCGCTCACGTCAACGGAGTTGGGCGGTGCCAAGCGCACCAGCGAGTGGTGGGACTGGTCCGGCGCCAAGGTCGCCGTCGAGCGCGCCCTCATGTACGGCGAGGTGGTCTGCGTGGAGCGCCGCGGCTGGAAGCGGGTCTACGACCTCGCCGAGCGCGCGATCCCCAAGGCACTGCTGCACGACGAGCTGGATGACACGGAGTGCCTCCGTCGCCTGGTCAACCTGGCGGGCGCCTCACTGGGCGTCGGCACGCGCGCGGACATCGCCGACTACCACCGTCTCAAGGGCGAGCAGGTCGACGCTGTGATCGCCGACTCGGGCCTGGTCCCGGTCACCGTAGAGGGCTGGGGCAAGCCCGCCTGGGCCGACCCGGCGGCCCTGGAGACACCCCCGCGCGGCCGCCACCGCACGACACTCCTGTCCCCGTTCGACTCCCTGATCTGGGAGCGAGCCCGCACAGAGCGCATCTTCGGCTTCACCCACCGCCTGGAGGCCTACGTCCCCAAGCCGAAGCGGATCTACGGCTACTTCGCGATGCCGGTGCTCGCAGGGGGCCGGCTGATCGGTCGGGTGGACCCCGCGCGCGAGGGCCGCACCCTGGTGGCCAAGCAGGTCACCCTGGACGGCGTGAAGGCCGTCCCGTCCGTGGCGCAGGCTCTGGTGGAGGCCGCGAGCTGGGTGGACTGCACGGACGTACGCGTGGAGCGGGTCGACGCCCCCGAGCTGCGCGCCCCCCTCGCCAAAGAACTGGTCCGCCTCCTGGCATGA
- a CDS encoding LpqB family beta-propeller domain-containing protein: MGADRKGGARRRPARAAAYVAMGVVVLAGCASMPDSGDLRGVESTPRQDTQVRVFAMPPREDASQGEIVQGFLEALTSDDPNYKTARMYLSAKAARNWQPEPSTTVLADGPSTEAVRPPVGREDTGTFTYTLTGERVATVDSKQAYAPADGQYSKAVHLTKDAKSGQWRIDDLPQGVVMGESDFQRNYMSVNKYYFASNTTAGTSSQPIAVADPVFVRRRVDPMTQMVRSLLDGPTSWLGPVVRSSFPTGTALRKGVTSLTPDDQNKLTVPLNQKASRVGLARCDEMATQILFTLRTMTPTVDKVELQAADGAQLCDYNEGDADTLAAHGAVNHPTYLYFLDDKHRVVRMSSAGTRADPVPGALGEGETQLRSVAVSRDEETGAGVGLDGKSLYVGSMVSGASLGDPVLTSQGKTEDDRLTAPSWDAQGDLWVADRDPKKPRLLLLQKGAGQPIAVEMPGLDGRIESVRVAADGVRIALVVEKNGKRSLLVGRIQRSGAVGETPVISVLELRSVTPDLEEITAMSWAGDSRLVVVGREHEGVVQMRYVQVDGSTPEGPAPAALTGVKEIAASEDDKLPLVAYSEDGIVRLSSGAQWQKVVKTGSAPVYPG; encoded by the coding sequence GTGGGCGCTGACCGCAAGGGGGGCGCCCGGCGGAGGCCGGCACGCGCGGCGGCGTACGTCGCGATGGGCGTCGTAGTGCTGGCGGGATGTGCCTCGATGCCCGACAGCGGGGATCTCCGGGGGGTCGAGTCGACACCCCGACAGGACACCCAGGTGCGCGTTTTCGCGATGCCGCCCCGGGAGGACGCGTCGCAGGGGGAGATCGTGCAGGGCTTCCTTGAGGCGCTGACCAGCGACGATCCGAACTACAAGACGGCACGCATGTACCTGTCCGCCAAGGCCGCGCGGAACTGGCAGCCGGAGCCGTCCACCACGGTGCTCGCCGACGGACCCAGCACGGAGGCCGTCCGTCCCCCGGTCGGCCGGGAGGACACCGGCACGTTCACGTACACCCTGACCGGCGAGCGGGTCGCCACGGTGGACTCGAAGCAGGCGTACGCGCCGGCGGACGGGCAGTACAGCAAGGCCGTACACCTGACGAAGGACGCGAAGAGCGGCCAGTGGCGCATCGACGACCTGCCGCAGGGCGTCGTCATGGGCGAGTCGGACTTCCAGCGCAACTACATGTCGGTCAACAAGTACTACTTCGCGTCGAACACGACGGCCGGGACGAGCTCGCAGCCGATCGCGGTCGCCGACCCCGTGTTCGTACGGCGGCGGGTGGACCCCATGACGCAGATGGTGCGGTCGCTCCTTGACGGGCCCACCAGTTGGCTCGGGCCCGTGGTCAGGTCGAGCTTCCCCACCGGGACGGCGCTGCGGAAGGGCGTCACCTCGCTGACGCCCGACGACCAGAACAAGCTGACGGTCCCGTTGAACCAGAAGGCATCCCGGGTCGGGCTGGCCCGGTGCGACGAGATGGCCACGCAGATCCTCTTCACGCTCCGGACCATGACGCCCACGGTGGACAAGGTCGAGCTCCAGGCCGCCGACGGCGCGCAGTTGTGCGACTACAACGAGGGCGACGCGGACACCCTCGCGGCACACGGTGCCGTGAACCATCCCACGTACCTGTACTTCCTCGACGACAAGCACCGCGTGGTGCGGATGTCCAGCGCCGGCACGCGCGCCGATCCGGTGCCGGGCGCGCTGGGCGAGGGCGAGACACAGCTGCGGTCGGTGGCGGTGTCGCGTGACGAGGAGACCGGAGCCGGGGTCGGCCTCGACGGGAAGTCGCTCTACGTCGGGTCGATGGTGTCCGGTGCCTCGCTCGGGGACCCCGTGCTGACCAGCCAGGGCAAGACGGAGGACGACCGGCTGACGGCCCCCAGCTGGGACGCGCAGGGCGACCTCTGGGTGGCCGACCGGGACCCGAAGAAGCCCCGGCTGCTCCTGTTGCAGAAGGGCGCGGGACAGCCGATAGCGGTGGAGATGCCCGGGCTGGACGGCCGTATCGAGTCGGTGCGGGTGGCCGCCGACGGGGTGCGGATCGCGCTCGTCGTGGAGAAGAACGGCAAGCGGTCCCTGCTCGTCGGGCGGATCCAGCGGAGCGGGGCGGTGGGGGAGACACCGGTGATCTCGGTCCTCGAACTGCGTTCCGTGACCCCGGACCTGGAGGAGATCACGGCCATGTCGTGGGCCGGGGACAGCCGGCTCGTGGTGGTGGGGCGCGAGCACGAGGGCGTGGTGCAGATGCGGTACGTCCAGGTCGACGGCTCCACGCCGGAGGGCCCGGCGCCCGCGGCCCTGACCGGGGTGAAGGAGATCGCCGCGTCCGAGGACGACAAACTGCCGCTGGTGGCCTACTCGGAGGACGGGATCGTACGGCTGTCCAGCGGGGCGCAGTGGCAGAAGGTCGTCAAGACGGGGTCGGCGCCGGTCTATCCGGGGTGA
- the mtrA gene encoding two-component system response regulator MtrA — translation MMSFMKGRVLVVDDDTALAEMLGIVLRGEGFEPSFVADGDKALAAFRESKPDLVLLDLMLPGRDGIEVCRLIRAESGVPIVMLTAKSDTVDVVVGLESGADDYIVKPFKPKELVARIRARLRRSEEPAPEQLAIGDLVIDVAGHSVKRDGQSIALTPLEFDLLVALARKPWQVFTREVLLEQVWGYRHAADTRLVNVHVQRLRSKVEKDPERPEIVVTVRGVGYKAGPS, via the coding sequence ATGATGTCGTTTATGAAGGGACGAGTCCTTGTCGTCGATGACGACACCGCACTGGCCGAGATGCTCGGCATTGTGTTGCGTGGTGAAGGTTTTGAGCCGTCTTTCGTAGCCGACGGCGACAAGGCGCTGGCCGCTTTCCGTGAGAGCAAGCCCGACCTGGTGCTCCTGGACCTGATGCTGCCCGGACGGGACGGTATCGAGGTGTGCCGCCTGATCAGGGCGGAGTCCGGGGTGCCGATCGTGATGCTCACGGCGAAGAGCGACACCGTCGATGTCGTGGTGGGCCTGGAGTCGGGCGCTGACGACTACATCGTGAAGCCGTTCAAGCCGAAGGAGCTGGTCGCCCGGATCCGGGCCCGGCTGCGGAGGTCGGAGGAGCCGGCGCCCGAGCAGCTCGCCATAGGCGATCTGGTCATCGATGTGGCCGGTCACTCCGTGAAGCGGGACGGGCAGTCGATCGCGCTGACGCCGCTGGAGTTCGACCTGCTGGTCGCGCTGGCCCGTAAGCCGTGGCAGGTGTTCACGCGTGAGGTGCTCCTGGAGCAGGTCTGGGGCTATCGGCACGCGGCGGACACCCGGCTGGTGAACGTGCATGTCCAGCGGCTGCGTTCCAAGGTCGAGAAGGACCCGGAGCGGCCGGAGATCGTGGTGACCGTCCGCGGGGTCGGTTACAAGGCGGGACCGAGCTGA
- the hpf gene encoding ribosome hibernation-promoting factor, HPF/YfiA family gives MDIVVKGRKTEVPERFRKHVAEKLKLEKIQKLDGKVISLDVEVSKEPNPRQADRCDRVEITLRSRGPVIRAEASANDPYAALDLAAEKLDARLRKQHDKRNTRRGARRLTAAEVPDHVPGAATLNGNGHAAPDEQSDGVPTKKIGSLEVKGEGPLVVREKTHVASPMSLDQALYEMELVGHDFYLFVDSETKEPSVVYRRHAYDYGVIHLSTDPMVTQAQQPAAGGTLGG, from the coding sequence GTGGACATCGTCGTCAAGGGCCGCAAGACCGAGGTGCCCGAGCGGTTCCGCAAGCACGTGGCCGAGAAGCTGAAGCTGGAGAAGATCCAGAAGCTCGACGGCAAGGTGATCAGCCTCGACGTGGAGGTGTCCAAGGAGCCGAACCCCCGACAGGCCGACCGCTGTGACCGAGTGGAGATCACGCTCCGCTCCCGCGGTCCGGTGATCCGGGCGGAGGCATCGGCCAACGATCCGTACGCGGCACTCGACCTCGCAGCGGAGAAGCTGGACGCCCGGCTGCGCAAGCAGCACGACAAGCGCAACACGCGTCGCGGCGCCCGTCGGCTCACCGCCGCCGAGGTCCCCGACCACGTCCCGGGCGCCGCGACGCTCAACGGCAACGGCCACGCCGCCCCGGACGAGCAGTCGGACGGTGTGCCCACCAAGAAGATCGGCTCGCTGGAGGTCAAGGGCGAAGGCCCCCTCGTCGTCCGCGAGAAGACCCACGTCGCCTCTCCGATGTCCCTCGACCAGGCGCTCTACGAGATGGAACTGGTCGGACACGACTTCTACCTGTTCGTCGACTCCGAGACCAAGGAACCGAGCGTCGTCTACCGACGTCACGCCTACGACTACGGCGTCATCCACCTCAGCACGGACCCGATGGTCACGCAGGCGCAACAGCCGGCGGCCGGCGGCACGCTGGGCGGCTGA
- a CDS encoding ComF family protein has product MLLVPVPSARSTVRARGHDPARRIALAAAGELRRTGTPARVVAVLRQRRWVADQSGLNSRERMGNLAGALEVVAGGARLLVGGPVVLVDDLMTTGASLTEAARAVREAITGGGEVGATAAVYARVSREGREEHTDRSNGRPMENGRDMALSAPGIVSVNGPGDLICAAVIAASPDSFEINRN; this is encoded by the coding sequence GTGCTGCTCGTCCCCGTGCCCTCTGCGCGTAGCACCGTGCGGGCGCGGGGGCATGATCCGGCGCGGCGGATCGCGCTCGCGGCGGCGGGGGAGTTGCGGCGGACCGGGACGCCGGCTCGGGTGGTGGCCGTGTTGCGGCAGCGGAGGTGGGTCGCCGATCAGTCGGGGCTCAACTCGCGGGAACGGATGGGGAATCTCGCGGGTGCGCTGGAGGTGGTCGCGGGTGGTGCGCGGTTGCTCGTGGGCGGTCCGGTGGTGCTCGTCGACGACCTGATGACGACCGGGGCTTCCTTGACGGAGGCTGCGCGTGCCGTACGGGAGGCGATCACGGGTGGTGGAGAAGTTGGCGCGACTGCCGCTGTGTATGCGCGTGTGTCCAGGGAAGGCAGAGAGGAACACACCGACAGATCAAACGGCAGACCAATGGAGAACGGGAGGGACATGGCACTCAGTGCACCGGGAATCGTGAGCGTGAACGGCCCCGGTGACCTGATCTGCGCTGCTGTGATCGCGGCGTCGCCAGATTCCTTCGAAATAAACCGGAACTGA
- the mtnA gene encoding S-methyl-5-thioribose-1-phosphate isomerase: MADQYAQSGEDGRPTEIPAIRWDEPPEGPVLVLLDQTRLPAEEVELVCTDASALVDAIRSLAVRGAPLLGIAGAYGVALAAARGFDVDEAAIALAGARPTAVNLSLGVRRAQTAHRAALAEGGGTERAAAAALAAARRLHREDAEASTRMAAHGLALLDELLPGGGHRILTHCNTGALVSGGEGTAFAVALAAHRDGRLRRLWVDETRPLLQGARLTAYEAARNGMAYTLLTDNAAGSLFAAGEVDAVLIGADRIAADGSVANKVGSYPLAVLARYHHVPFIVVAPVTTVDPDTPDGASIEVEQRPGFEVTEITSPQVMVSGAGGGIPVAPLGTQAYNPAFDVTPPELVTAIVTEEGAVSPVTAGALAELCDRSRQVTI, translated from the coding sequence ATGGCTGATCAGTACGCGCAATCCGGCGAGGACGGCCGGCCGACCGAGATACCCGCGATCCGCTGGGACGAGCCCCCCGAGGGTCCCGTGCTGGTCCTCCTTGACCAGACGAGACTGCCGGCCGAGGAGGTCGAGCTGGTGTGCACGGACGCGTCCGCGCTGGTGGACGCGATCCGTTCGCTGGCGGTGCGCGGGGCGCCGTTGCTCGGCATCGCGGGGGCTTACGGCGTCGCGCTCGCCGCCGCGCGGGGCTTCGACGTGGACGAGGCCGCGATCGCGCTGGCGGGCGCCCGGCCCACCGCGGTGAACCTCTCCCTCGGCGTGCGCAGGGCCCAGACAGCGCACCGGGCCGCGCTCGCCGAGGGAGGCGGTACCGAGCGGGCGGCGGCGGCCGCGCTGGCGGCGGCGCGGCGGTTGCACCGGGAGGACGCCGAGGCCAGCACGCGGATGGCCGCGCACGGGCTGGCCCTGCTGGACGAGCTGCTGCCCGGCGGCGGGCACCGGATTCTGACCCACTGCAACACCGGGGCGCTGGTGTCGGGCGGCGAGGGCACGGCCTTCGCGGTGGCGCTCGCGGCGCACCGGGACGGGCGGCTGAGGCGGCTGTGGGTGGACGAAACGCGTCCGTTGCTGCAAGGTGCTCGCCTGACGGCGTATGAGGCGGCACGCAACGGAATGGCGTACACCTTGCTCACGGACAACGCGGCGGGCTCTTTGTTCGCGGCCGGGGAGGTGGACGCGGTACTGATCGGGGCGGACCGGATCGCCGCCGACGGTTCGGTGGCGAACAAGGTGGGGAGCTATCCGCTCGCCGTGCTCGCCCGGTACCACCATGTGCCGTTCATCGTGGTGGCGCCGGTGACGACGGTGGATCCGGACACGCCGGACGGGGCGTCCATCGAGGTGGAGCAGCGCCCCGGCTTCGAAGTGACGGAGATCACGTCACCCCAAGTGATGGTGTCGGGAGCGGGAGGCGGGATTCCGGTGGCACCCCTGGGGACCCAGGCCTACAACCCGGCGTTCGACGTGACGCCTCCCGAGCTGGTGACGGCGATCGTCACCGAAGAAGGCGCTGTTTCGCCCGTGACGGCGGGGGCGCTGGCAGAGCTGTGTGACAGGTCACGACAGGTAACGATTTAG